Proteins from a genomic interval of Bifidobacterium longum subsp. infantis ATCC 15697 = JCM 1222 = DSM 20088:
- a CDS encoding acetate/propionate family kinase produces MAKTVLVINSGSSSIKYQLVDLESGEGLASGLVEKIGEPVDGHYKHEYNGEKHELEEPIHDHEQGLKRVLGFFEEYGPKLSEAGIVAVGHRVVQGGSIFPNPALVTDKTINQVKDLAVLAPLHNGPEAKGAEVMRSLLPDVPQIFVFDSSFFFQLPKAASTYALNKEIADQYHIRRYGAHGTSHEYISSVVPGVIGKPAEGLKQIVLHIGNGASASAEISGKPVETSMGLTPLEGLMMGGRTGDIDPAVVFHLIRNAHMNVDELDALFNKRSGMMGMTGYGDLREVHRLVSEGNEDAKLALDVYVHRIVSYIGNYTYQMGGCDVITFTAGVGENDDVVRKMVCDKLAPFGVKLDEAKNAVRSKEPRIISTPDSSVVIAVIPTNEELAIARKSAAIAEAGTDTYGNTFAK; encoded by the coding sequence ATGGCGAAAACCGTCCTTGTCATCAATTCCGGCTCCAGCTCGATCAAGTACCAGCTGGTTGATCTTGAATCCGGCGAAGGCCTCGCTTCCGGTCTTGTCGAGAAGATCGGCGAACCGGTCGACGGCCACTACAAGCACGAGTACAACGGCGAAAAGCATGAGCTTGAAGAGCCGATTCACGACCACGAGCAGGGTCTCAAGCGCGTGCTCGGCTTCTTCGAGGAGTACGGCCCGAAGCTGTCCGAGGCCGGCATCGTCGCCGTCGGCCACCGCGTGGTGCAGGGTGGCTCCATCTTCCCGAACCCGGCCCTCGTGACCGACAAGACCATTAACCAGGTCAAGGATCTGGCCGTGCTCGCCCCGCTGCACAACGGCCCGGAGGCCAAGGGCGCCGAGGTCATGCGTTCCCTGCTGCCGGATGTTCCGCAGATCTTCGTGTTCGACTCCTCCTTCTTCTTCCAGCTGCCGAAGGCCGCCAGCACCTACGCGCTGAACAAGGAGATCGCCGACCAGTACCACATCCGCCGCTACGGCGCCCACGGCACCTCCCACGAATACATCTCCTCCGTGGTGCCGGGCGTCATCGGCAAGCCGGCCGAAGGCCTCAAGCAGATCGTCCTGCACATCGGCAACGGCGCCTCCGCCTCCGCCGAGATCTCCGGCAAGCCGGTCGAGACCTCCATGGGCCTGACCCCGCTTGAGGGCCTGATGATGGGCGGCCGCACCGGCGACATCGACCCGGCCGTGGTCTTCCACCTGATCCGCAACGCCCACATGAACGTGGACGAGCTCGACGCCCTGTTCAACAAGCGTTCCGGCATGATGGGCATGACCGGCTACGGCGACCTGCGCGAGGTCCACCGTCTGGTGTCCGAGGGCAACGAGGACGCCAAGCTGGCCCTCGATGTCTACGTGCACCGTATCGTCAGCTACATCGGCAACTACACCTACCAGATGGGCGGCTGCGATGTGATCACCTTCACCGCCGGTGTGGGCGAGAACGACGATGTGGTCCGCAAGATGGTGTGCGACAAGCTCGCTCCGTTCGGCGTCAAGCTGGACGAGGCGAAGAACGCCGTGCGCTCCAAGGAGCCGCGCATCATCTCCACCCCGGACTCCTCCGTGGTCATCGCCGTGATTCCGACGAACGAGGAGCTGGCCATCGCCCGCAAGTCCGCCGCGATCGCCGAAGCCGGCACCGACACCTACGGCAACACCTTCGCCAAGTAA
- the aroA gene encoding 3-phosphoshikimate 1-carboxyvinyltransferase encodes MPEQLTNLWPAPLATQPLNATVTVPGSKSLSNRYLILAALGSKPVTLIGLLRSRDTDLMMNALEALGVRCDVDSATDTTVTVTPPVSGRFHGNVNVFCGLAGTVMRFVPGLALFADGPVNFDGDEQAYARPMKPVLDGLEQLGATVDYHGEIGRLPFTITPPATLPAAQAHVSIDSSGSSQFISGLLLISSKLPGGLHLTHTGEKTPSLPHIRMTVADVTGAGGAVEADESARTWTVEPCAMQLPSKVTVEPDLSNAAPFLGAALIAGGTVRVPHWPETTTQPGGLLPGYLEQIGAKVSFPTIDGVRYCEVTGDGIVRGLGTFDLTAAGEIAPSLAAILMFADKSTDMVGIGHLRGHETNRLEALVNEIRRVGGAAEELPDGLRIEPVPAETLHGAVMETYADHRMATFAAMLGLRIPDIEVINVATTRKTLPDFVGMWSGMLRQ; translated from the coding sequence ATGCCTGAACAACTTACGAATCTCTGGCCTGCCCCGCTCGCCACACAGCCGTTGAACGCTACGGTAACGGTGCCGGGCAGCAAGTCCCTATCCAACCGCTACCTGATTCTCGCCGCCCTCGGCAGCAAGCCCGTTACTCTGATTGGCCTGCTGCGTTCGCGCGACACGGACCTTATGATGAACGCCCTCGAAGCCCTCGGTGTCCGCTGCGACGTGGATTCCGCAACCGACACCACCGTAACGGTTACTCCTCCCGTATCCGGCCGATTCCATGGCAACGTCAATGTGTTCTGCGGACTGGCCGGCACGGTGATGCGTTTCGTGCCCGGCCTTGCCCTGTTTGCAGATGGCCCAGTGAATTTTGATGGCGACGAACAGGCTTATGCACGCCCGATGAAGCCGGTGCTTGACGGTTTGGAACAGCTGGGTGCAACGGTTGATTATCACGGCGAGATTGGCCGTCTGCCGTTCACTATTACGCCGCCTGCAACCTTGCCGGCTGCCCAGGCGCATGTCAGCATCGATTCGTCCGGTTCTTCCCAGTTCATCTCCGGCCTGCTGCTGATTAGTTCCAAACTGCCTGGCGGTCTGCACCTCACGCACACGGGGGAGAAGACCCCGAGTCTGCCGCACATTCGCATGACTGTGGCTGATGTGACCGGTGCTGGCGGAGCGGTTGAGGCCGATGAATCCGCCCGCACATGGACGGTTGAACCGTGCGCAATGCAACTGCCGAGCAAGGTGACCGTTGAGCCCGACCTGTCGAACGCGGCGCCATTCCTCGGCGCGGCATTGATCGCCGGCGGCACGGTCCGGGTGCCTCATTGGCCTGAGACCACCACCCAGCCGGGTGGTTTGTTGCCGGGCTATCTGGAACAGATAGGTGCCAAAGTATCGTTCCCGACAATCGATGGCGTGCGCTATTGCGAGGTGACCGGTGACGGCATCGTGCGTGGGCTGGGTACGTTCGATTTGACGGCGGCCGGAGAGATTGCGCCCTCGTTGGCGGCGATTCTGATGTTTGCTGATAAGTCGACAGACATGGTTGGTATTGGTCACTTGCGCGGCCACGAAACGAATCGTCTGGAGGCATTGGTCAACGAGATTCGTCGTGTTGGGGGAGCGGCTGAGGAATTGCCTGATGGATTGCGTATCGAACCGGTGCCGGCGGAGACGTTGCACGGTGCCGTGATGGAAACCTATGCTGATCACCGTATGGCCACGTTCGCCGCGATGCTGGGGCTGCGTATTCCCGATATCGAGGTCATCAACGTGGCCACCACGCGCAAGACCTTGCCTGATTTCGTCGGTATGTGGAGCGGCATGCTGAGGCAGTAA
- a CDS encoding HNH endonuclease signature motif containing protein, which yields MLAQQVPCAICDRPIDDAIAWLDPMSVEVDEIIPVSHGGSATDLRNLEKVHRCCNQLKSDKSLAWARQKVKGSPALKPTAVPFKSSDW from the coding sequence GTGCTCGCGCAACAAGTGCCCTGTGCCATCTGCGACAGGCCGATAGACGACGCGATCGCATGGCTCGATCCAATGAGCGTCGAAGTTGACGAAATCATTCCAGTGAGTCACGGCGGAAGCGCGACTGATCTGCGCAACCTTGAGAAGGTGCATCGCTGCTGCAACCAACTCAAAAGCGACAAAAGCCTTGCATGGGCAAGGCAGAAGGTCAAAGGCTCTCCGGCCCTCAAACCGACCGCCGTCCCGTTCAAGAGTTCGGATTGGTAA